A single Brevundimonas sp. M20 DNA region contains:
- the cydX gene encoding cytochrome bd-I oxidase subunit CydX, whose amino-acid sequence MWYFAWILGLGLAVAFGVLNGLWHEFALFDEGDEGLSTPDASKEGDVPL is encoded by the coding sequence ATGTGGTATTTTGCCTGGATCCTTGGCCTTGGTCTGGCGGTGGCGTTCGGCGTCCTGAATGGCCTGTGGCATGAGTTCGCCCTGTTCGATGAAGGCGATGAGGGCCTGTCCACCCCCGATGCGTCGAAAGAGGGCGATGTTCCCCTCTAG
- the cydB gene encoding cytochrome d ubiquinol oxidase subunit II, with protein MELPIDFATLRLIWWGLLGVLLIAFALTDGFDLGVGALLPFVAKTDEERRMVINTVGATWEGNQVWFILGGGAIFAAWPFVYAVSFSGFYLAMFLVLSALILRPVSFKYRSKRASKTWRTMWDWGLFIGGFVPSLVFGVAVGNVLLGAPFRLDADLRSFYDGNLLGLFTPFSLIAGLLSVCMLVLHGAAWLSVKAEHGPVLERARLYGTIAGVLALVLFAVGGLFIAFGDMGYRITGALDPNGFSNPLRTTVEAAPGAWLDNYSRYPWMLIAPALGFLGALAGLIGMWRRSAPLAFGGSSASAVGIISTVGLSMFPFILPSSINPQSSLTVWNASSSHLTLFIMLLVTIVFLPLVLLYTAWVYKVLWGRTSTAALKTNPDLY; from the coding sequence ATGGAACTTCCTATCGACTTCGCCACGCTCCGCCTGATCTGGTGGGGACTGCTGGGCGTGCTGCTGATCGCCTTCGCCCTGACGGACGGGTTTGATCTCGGCGTCGGCGCCCTTTTGCCCTTCGTCGCAAAAACGGATGAAGAGCGGCGCATGGTGATCAACACCGTCGGCGCGACCTGGGAGGGCAACCAGGTGTGGTTCATCCTCGGCGGCGGCGCGATCTTCGCGGCCTGGCCCTTCGTCTACGCGGTCAGTTTCTCGGGCTTCTACCTGGCCATGTTCCTGGTCTTGTCCGCCCTGATCCTGCGGCCGGTCTCGTTCAAATACCGCTCCAAGCGGGCCTCGAAGACCTGGCGCACGATGTGGGACTGGGGCCTGTTCATCGGCGGCTTCGTGCCCTCGCTGGTCTTCGGCGTCGCCGTCGGCAACGTCCTGCTGGGCGCCCCCTTCCGGCTCGATGCCGACCTGCGCTCCTTCTACGACGGCAATCTGCTGGGCCTGTTCACCCCGTTCAGCCTGATCGCGGGCCTGCTGTCGGTCTGCATGCTGGTCCTGCACGGCGCCGCCTGGCTGTCGGTGAAGGCCGAACATGGGCCGGTGCTGGAACGGGCCCGCCTTTACGGCACCATCGCCGGCGTGCTGGCTCTGGTCCTGTTCGCGGTCGGCGGTCTGTTCATCGCCTTCGGAGACATGGGTTACCGCATCACCGGCGCGCTGGACCCGAACGGCTTCTCCAACCCGCTCCGCACAACGGTGGAGGCCGCTCCCGGCGCCTGGCTGGACAACTACAGCCGCTATCCCTGGATGCTGATCGCTCCGGCGCTGGGCTTCCTCGGCGCTCTGGCGGGCCTGATCGGCATGTGGCGCCGCTCCGCCCCGCTGGCCTTCGGCGGCTCCTCGGCCTCGGCGGTGGGCATCATCTCGACAGTCGGCCTGTCGATGTTCCCCTTCATCCTGCCCAGTTCGATCAATCCGCAGTCCAGCCTGACGGTCTGGAACGCGTCCTCCAGCCACCTGACGCTGTTCATCATGCTGTTGGTGACCATCGTCTTCCTGCCACTGGTCCTGCTCTACACCGCTTGGGTCTACAAGGTGCTGTGGGGCCGGACCTCGACGGCGGCGCTCAAGACCAACCCCGACTTGTACTGA
- a CDS encoding cytochrome ubiquinol oxidase subunit I has protein sequence MDLAVVDLSRLQFALTALYHFLFVPLTLGLSFMLVIMESIYVMTRRPIWRTITRFWGVLFGINFVLGVATGITMEFQFGMNWSYYSHYVGDIFGAPLAIEGLMAFFLEATFVGLMFFGWDKLKPHAHLFVTFMVALGTNLSALWILIANGWMQNPVGAAFNPDTMRMEVTDFMAVLFNPVAQAKFVHTVSAGYVCAAVFVLGVSAFYLLRNKHVGFAKRSMTVAAAFGLAASLSVVVLGDQSGYALTDNQKMKLAALEAMWRTEPAPAGLTLVGIPSMEDRTTHYGVHVPWVMGLIATRTIDKPVEGIFELVATAETRIESGVIAYDALQKVKANPQDMAARGLFETHRRDLGYGLLLRRHVADPRQATPELIRQTAWETVPNVPVLFWSFRVMAGIGMFMIALFGTAFVLCTLRKHQTKWFLRIAVLAIPLPWIAIEFGWILAEFGRQPWAVEGVLPTFLGASSLTVPQLWATIAGFTLLYGTLAVVEVKLMLQAIKKGPFHEQETFGETDPEQPGERAPAPAVA, from the coding sequence ATCGACCTCGCGGTCGTCGACCTCTCCCGGCTGCAGTTCGCGCTGACAGCCCTGTACCATTTCCTGTTCGTGCCCCTGACCTTGGGGTTGTCGTTCATGCTGGTGATCATGGAGTCGATCTATGTGATGACCCGCCGGCCGATCTGGCGGACCATCACCCGGTTCTGGGGCGTCCTCTTCGGCATCAACTTCGTTCTCGGCGTCGCCACCGGCATCACCATGGAATTCCAGTTCGGGATGAACTGGAGCTACTATAGCCACTACGTCGGCGACATCTTCGGGGCCCCGCTGGCCATCGAGGGGCTGATGGCCTTCTTCCTCGAGGCCACCTTCGTTGGACTGATGTTCTTCGGCTGGGACAAGCTGAAGCCGCACGCCCACCTGTTCGTCACCTTCATGGTGGCGCTGGGCACCAACCTGTCGGCCCTGTGGATCCTGATCGCCAACGGCTGGATGCAGAACCCGGTCGGCGCGGCCTTCAATCCCGACACCATGCGCATGGAAGTGACCGACTTCATGGCCGTGCTGTTCAACCCGGTCGCCCAGGCCAAGTTCGTGCACACCGTCAGCGCCGGCTATGTTTGCGCCGCCGTCTTCGTGCTCGGCGTCTCGGCCTTCTACCTGCTGCGGAACAAGCACGTCGGCTTCGCCAAGCGGTCGATGACCGTCGCCGCCGCCTTCGGTCTGGCCGCCTCTCTCTCGGTCGTCGTGCTGGGCGACCAGTCCGGCTACGCGCTGACCGACAACCAGAAAATGAAGCTGGCGGCGCTGGAGGCCATGTGGCGCACGGAGCCGGCCCCGGCCGGTCTGACGCTGGTGGGCATCCCCAGTATGGAGGATCGCACCACTCACTACGGCGTGCATGTGCCGTGGGTTATGGGCCTGATCGCCACCCGCACCATCGACAAGCCGGTCGAGGGCATCTTCGAACTGGTCGCCACCGCCGAGACGCGGATCGAATCCGGGGTGATCGCCTATGACGCGCTGCAGAAGGTGAAGGCCAACCCGCAGGACATGGCCGCCCGCGGTCTGTTCGAAACCCACCGTCGCGACCTGGGCTACGGCCTGCTGCTGAGGCGTCACGTCGCCGATCCGCGTCAGGCCACGCCGGAGCTGATCCGTCAGACGGCGTGGGAGACGGTGCCGAACGTGCCGGTCCTGTTCTGGAGCTTCCGCGTCATGGCGGGCATCGGGATGTTCATGATCGCGCTGTTCGGCACGGCGTTCGTGCTGTGCACGCTGCGCAAGCACCAGACGAAATGGTTCCTGCGGATCGCGGTGCTGGCCATCCCCCTGCCGTGGATCGCCATCGAGTTCGGCTGGATTCTGGCCGAGTTCGGGCGCCAGCCCTGGGCGGTCGAGGGCGTGCTGCCGACCTTCCTCGGCGCGTCCAGCCTGACCGTGCCGCAGCTGTGGGCGACCATCGCGGGCTTCACCCTACTGTACGGCACACTGGCCGTCGTCGAAGTGAAGCTGATGCTTCAAGCCATCAAGAAGGGTCCGTTCCACGAACAGGAGACGTTCGGCGAGACCGACCCCGAGCAGCCCGGCGAGCGCGCCCCCGCGCCGGCCGTGGCCTGA
- the cydD gene encoding thiol reductant ABC exporter subunit CydD — protein sequence MTAAPISNDTPAGWLKRAGRPWKRLAGLAGLLAVADVIPAIGFAAGLAMMIARFENGLNAALPWLGLAVASLLLRGLIGQAAVVVGARMGRAVKSDTRERLLTDLFGRGRRSTDRLTAVVEGVEALDGYYSRFAPLRMAAAVSPLLVIAAAAFASPVAAGVLVFTLFPFICGMALAGTAAAWESRKQFEALERLSGLFIDRVRALPAVLSFGAVERTTTEIARGADELEKRTNRVMRIAFVSSGVLEFFSALAVALIAVYCGFNLLGLLPFPVPEQLTLAQAFFVLALAPEVYQPLRRLAAAYHDRQAAEAAAPALTVDEPEARTAAALGELAPAIRFRDVTIAHDPAVPPVLTGFNLDIAPGQSVALLGASGAGKSSLLHLLLGMAPLSRGEVEIGGARLSETGGVAGQVAFAGQAPVVVPGSLGENIAVADPSACPGRLSMAARTAGLTADLDRPIDERGGGLSGGERRRLGLARAILKRAPILLLDEPTANLDPASEQAMLTVIRAAAQGRTTLIATHSEAVAALADKVVRL from the coding sequence ATGACCGCCGCGCCTATCAGCAACGACACGCCGGCCGGCTGGCTGAAGCGCGCCGGACGGCCCTGGAAGCGACTGGCGGGCCTCGCCGGACTTCTGGCCGTGGCGGATGTGATCCCGGCCATCGGGTTCGCGGCCGGGCTGGCGATGATGATCGCCCGGTTCGAGAACGGTCTGAACGCCGCCCTGCCTTGGCTGGGGCTAGCGGTGGCCAGCCTGCTGCTGCGCGGCCTGATCGGACAGGCCGCCGTGGTGGTGGGCGCCCGGATGGGCCGGGCGGTGAAGTCCGATACGCGCGAGCGCCTGTTGACCGATCTGTTCGGTCGGGGGCGCCGCTCGACCGACCGGTTGACCGCCGTGGTTGAGGGGGTTGAGGCGCTGGACGGTTACTATTCCCGCTTCGCCCCCCTGCGTATGGCGGCCGCCGTGTCGCCCCTGCTGGTCATCGCCGCCGCCGCCTTCGCCAGCCCGGTCGCGGCGGGCGTGCTGGTCTTCACCCTGTTCCCCTTCATCTGCGGGATGGCGCTGGCCGGCACCGCCGCAGCATGGGAGAGCCGCAAGCAGTTCGAGGCGCTTGAACGGCTGTCGGGCCTGTTCATCGACCGGGTCCGCGCCCTGCCCGCCGTCCTGTCCTTCGGCGCGGTCGAGCGGACGACAACGGAGATCGCGCGGGGCGCCGACGAACTGGAGAAGCGCACCAACCGCGTCATGCGGATCGCCTTCGTCTCGTCCGGCGTGCTGGAGTTCTTCTCGGCGCTCGCTGTGGCGCTGATCGCCGTCTACTGCGGCTTCAACCTGCTGGGCCTGCTGCCCTTCCCCGTGCCGGAGCAGCTGACGCTGGCGCAGGCCTTCTTCGTGCTGGCGCTTGCCCCGGAAGTCTATCAGCCCCTGCGCCGTCTGGCCGCCGCCTATCATGACCGTCAGGCCGCCGAGGCGGCCGCCCCGGCCCTGACGGTGGACGAGCCTGAAGCCCGCACGGCCGCCGCCCTCGGAGAGCTTGCGCCGGCGATCCGGTTCCGGGATGTGACCATCGCCCATGATCCCGCCGTCCCGCCGGTGCTGACGGGCTTCAATCTGGATATCGCGCCCGGCCAAAGCGTGGCCCTGCTGGGCGCCAGCGGCGCGGGCAAGTCCAGCCTGCTGCATCTGCTGCTGGGCATGGCTCCATTAAGCCGGGGCGAGGTCGAGATCGGCGGCGCGCGGCTGAGCGAAACCGGCGGCGTCGCCGGACAGGTCGCCTTCGCGGGACAGGCGCCGGTCGTCGTGCCCGGATCGCTGGGTGAAAACATCGCCGTGGCCGATCCGTCCGCCTGCCCCGGCCGGTTATCCATGGCCGCGCGCACCGCCGGTCTGACCGCCGATCTGGATCGCCCCATCGACGAGCGCGGCGGCGGCCTGTCGGGCGGCGAACGGCGGCGGCTCGGCTTGGCTCGCGCCATTCTGAAGCGCGCCCCGATCCTGCTGCTTGATGAGCCGACGGCCAATCTGGATCCCGCGTCCGAACAGGCGATGCTGACAGTGATCCGTGCCGCCGCGCAAGGCCGCACCACCCTGATCGCCACCCATTCCGAAGCCGTCGCGGCGCTCGCCGACAAGGTGGTTCGCCTGTGA
- a CDS encoding amino acid ABC transporter ATP-binding/permease protein, producing the protein MKPHTHIRDLILDQRRVQRDQLRLAAASGALVSVAAVCLLGLSGWFITGAALAGVAGSAAVHAFNYMMPSAIIRLLAILRTGARYIERVAGHRAALKALARLRPQLFDALARGPLHNALGLSSGELSARLVQDIDAVQTVFVRRSAPWSFGAGLTASVALAMIASPWAGLALAAGMATACGVSVLIARALSAPAGRQAQTAMGALKERLASLEAAAPELKAYGLDRWAAREVAAGAAESDRAQIAMARAGGWIAAWQAAATALTIIGVAVAARNADLPMIALAVLAAVMGIEAAGGLTGALHLNGRAEEALDRLDAALPAAPVSRGHVPHDAGVALIALDQPLSPPIRLGLHGPSGAGKTSLIERLCGLRDARPGEAMLGGFDVAEITPDIRRDLFAYAAQDVRLLDDTIRRNLLLAGPADDAALWAALEDAQLADRVRADPLGLNAPIGPNGERLSGGERRRLGLARAYLRDAPWLVLDEPTEGLDAETEDRVLAALDKRMTASGQGLILVSHRAAPMGLCTVQARIEGAEADGRIRLTPGCRPAAA; encoded by the coding sequence GTGAAGCCACACACCCATATCCGCGACCTGATCCTCGACCAGCGCCGCGTCCAGCGGGATCAGCTCAGGCTGGCCGCCGCCTCGGGCGCGCTGGTGTCGGTGGCGGCCGTCTGCCTGCTGGGGCTGTCAGGCTGGTTCATCACGGGCGCGGCGCTGGCAGGCGTCGCGGGATCGGCCGCCGTGCACGCCTTCAACTATATGATGCCCAGTGCGATCATCCGCCTGCTGGCGATCCTGCGGACCGGCGCGCGCTACATTGAACGCGTCGCAGGGCATCGGGCGGCGCTGAAGGCCCTCGCTCGCTTGCGGCCCCAACTTTTCGACGCCCTCGCCCGGGGACCGCTCCACAATGCGCTGGGCCTGTCGTCCGGGGAGCTGTCGGCGCGACTGGTTCAGGACATAGACGCCGTTCAGACCGTGTTCGTGCGCCGATCCGCGCCGTGGAGCTTCGGCGCCGGGCTGACGGCCTCGGTCGCGCTGGCCATGATCGCCAGCCCATGGGCGGGTCTGGCGCTGGCGGCGGGCATGGCGACCGCCTGCGGGGTCAGCGTGTTGATCGCCCGCGCCCTGTCGGCTCCGGCGGGACGGCAGGCGCAGACCGCCATGGGCGCGCTGAAGGAACGGCTGGCCTCGCTGGAAGCCGCCGCGCCGGAACTGAAGGCCTATGGTCTGGACCGTTGGGCGGCGCGCGAGGTGGCTGCCGGCGCCGCCGAGTCAGACCGCGCGCAGATCGCGATGGCCCGCGCCGGCGGCTGGATCGCCGCCTGGCAGGCCGCCGCGACCGCCCTGACCATCATCGGGGTCGCCGTCGCCGCCCGAAATGCGGACCTGCCGATGATCGCGCTGGCGGTGCTGGCGGCGGTGATGGGCATCGAGGCCGCCGGCGGCCTGACCGGCGCCCTGCACCTGAACGGCCGTGCGGAGGAGGCGCTGGACAGGCTGGACGCCGCCCTGCCGGCGGCCCCGGTGTCCCGTGGCCATGTTCCGCACGACGCCGGGGTGGCGCTGATCGCGCTGGATCAGCCCCTGTCGCCACCGATACGTCTGGGCCTGCACGGGCCGTCAGGCGCGGGCAAGACCAGCCTGATCGAACGGCTGTGCGGTCTGCGCGACGCCCGGCCGGGCGAAGCGATGCTGGGCGGTTTTGACGTCGCGGAGATCACGCCGGACATCCGACGGGACCTGTTCGCCTATGCGGCGCAGGACGTGCGGCTGCTGGACGACACGATCCGGCGCAACCTGCTGCTGGCTGGGCCGGCGGATGATGCTGCCCTGTGGGCTGCGCTCGAAGACGCCCAACTGGCCGACCGGGTACGCGCCGATCCACTGGGGCTGAACGCGCCGATCGGCCCGAACGGCGAGCGACTGTCAGGCGGGGAGCGCCGCCGTCTCGGCCTTGCCCGCGCCTATCTGAGAGATGCGCCCTGGCTGGTTCTGGATGAGCCGACCGAGGGACTGGACGCCGAAACCGAAGACCGGGTGCTGGCCGCTCTGGACAAGCGGATGACGGCGAGCGGACAAGGGCTGATCCTCGTCAGCCACCGCGCGGCGCCGATGGGGCTGTGCACCGTGCAGGCGCGGATCGAGGGCGCGGAGGCCGATGGCCGAATCAGGCTGACGCCCGGTTGCCGCCCGGCCGCGGCTTAA
- a CDS encoding Crp/Fnr family transcriptional regulator, with protein sequence MLELRTLPNDCAKRRSETACVGCGARAFSVCGSLAPTDLARLDAIVERTALKAGDSLTREGDPATHVFNITSGSVRVYKLLPDGRRQITGFLFAGDFVGLASGSDYAFAAEAIEDVTLCRFRKTEYRALIRELPALEEALLDRATHELAAAQNQMLLLGRKRAQERIASFLLDLPERDPIRPQTEGHIRLPMTRSEIADYLGLTIETVSRELSKLKAAGVIRLLSLHELLVLQPDRLRDIAEGLD encoded by the coding sequence ATGCTCGAACTCCGCACCCTCCCCAATGATTGCGCGAAACGGCGTAGCGAAACGGCCTGTGTCGGCTGCGGCGCGCGGGCGTTCAGCGTGTGCGGAAGCCTCGCGCCCACCGATCTGGCCCGGCTGGACGCCATCGTGGAGCGCACGGCGCTGAAGGCGGGCGACAGCCTGACCCGCGAGGGCGATCCGGCGACCCACGTCTTCAACATCACCTCCGGCTCGGTGCGGGTCTACAAGCTGCTGCCGGACGGGCGCCGCCAGATCACCGGCTTCCTGTTCGCCGGAGACTTCGTCGGGCTGGCCAGCGGGTCGGACTACGCCTTCGCCGCCGAGGCCATCGAGGACGTGACCCTCTGCCGGTTCCGCAAGACCGAGTATCGCGCCCTAATCCGCGAGCTTCCGGCGCTGGAAGAGGCCCTGCTGGACCGCGCCACGCATGAACTGGCGGCGGCGCAGAACCAGATGCTGTTGCTGGGGCGCAAGCGGGCGCAGGAGCGGATCGCCTCCTTCCTGCTGGACCTGCCTGAGCGGGATCCGATCCGGCCCCAGACCGAAGGTCACATCCGCCTGCCGATGACCCGTTCAGAGATCGCCGACTATCTGGGCCTGACCATCGAGACGGTCAGCCGGGAACTGAGCAAGCTGAAGGCCGCCGGTGTGATCCGCCTTCTGTCCCTGCACGAGCTTCTGGTGCTTCAGCCTGACCGTCTGCGCGATATCGCCGAGGGGCTGGATTAA
- a CDS encoding RNA polymerase sigma factor has translation MDASSDIPPTGPAAGLEAVFADMRPALMRRARAMGVGEDAEDVVQDVWLKIRHAEGPIANPQAYLLRMVYTAVLDRRRGMRRTAARDAAWQSPANLPEDSVESADAERRLIAAQTLAEVQARLDAIGDPAAALFRRHRIDGVTQRELAVEFGMGLSTVEKHLRRVYAAILDLSGDRA, from the coding sequence ATGGACGCGTCATCCGACATTCCGCCCACGGGACCGGCCGCAGGGCTCGAAGCGGTCTTCGCGGACATGCGCCCGGCCCTGATGCGGCGGGCGCGGGCCATGGGCGTGGGCGAAGACGCCGAGGACGTGGTTCAGGATGTGTGGCTGAAAATCCGTCACGCCGAGGGACCGATCGCCAACCCGCAGGCCTATCTGCTGCGCATGGTCTACACCGCCGTGCTGGATCGGCGGCGGGGCATGCGGCGCACGGCGGCGCGGGATGCGGCCTGGCAGAGCCCGGCCAACCTGCCCGAGGACAGCGTTGAAAGCGCCGACGCGGAACGCCGGCTGATCGCGGCGCAGACCCTGGCGGAAGTGCAGGCCCGACTGGACGCCATCGGGGATCCCGCCGCCGCCCTGTTCCGCCGTCACCGCATCGACGGCGTCACCCAGCGGGAACTGGCGGTCGAGTTCGGCATGGGGTTGAGTACGGTCGAGAAGCACCTGCGACGGGTTTATGCGGCCATTCTCGATCTTTCGGGGGATCGGGCATGA
- a CDS encoding FecR domain-containing protein, with translation MSATDMKIEQAALDWLVRVNDPAFDQWDAWEAWLAADARHAETYWRLAEAEGEAVEALKSAPPRRAAPVIRRGVQFPLPRRAVMAAAVGALAVGLGWIGWTQTPRPWSVETAPGEQRTVSLADGSKITLDGGTRLSMDRRKPREVTLEGGRALFDVVHDDARPFIVGVGEAILTDLGTVFDVTHLQNGARVAVSEGSVRVDARGDTATLNPGDSVVASPRGLERRPVDIEAVDDWREGRLSWNGERLDVVAQDLARALNRPIRIAPALAGRSFSGSLNIGPDARDQRERIALLLGVTVIEDGEGWRLEP, from the coding sequence ATGAGCGCCACGGACATGAAGATTGAACAGGCGGCGCTGGACTGGCTGGTCCGCGTCAACGATCCCGCGTTCGACCAATGGGACGCGTGGGAGGCCTGGCTGGCCGCCGATGCGCGCCACGCCGAGACCTACTGGCGGTTGGCGGAGGCCGAGGGCGAGGCCGTCGAGGCCCTGAAGTCCGCGCCGCCGCGCCGGGCCGCGCCCGTCATCCGACGGGGCGTTCAGTTCCCCCTGCCCCGCCGCGCGGTGATGGCCGCCGCCGTCGGCGCGCTGGCCGTGGGTCTGGGCTGGATCGGCTGGACGCAGACGCCCCGTCCATGGTCGGTCGAGACCGCGCCGGGCGAGCAGCGCACGGTGTCTCTGGCTGACGGCTCGAAGATCACGCTGGACGGGGGCACCCGCCTGAGCATGGACCGGCGCAAGCCGCGTGAGGTGACGCTGGAAGGCGGCCGCGCCCTGTTCGACGTGGTGCATGACGACGCCCGCCCCTTCATCGTCGGCGTGGGGGAAGCGATCCTGACCGATCTGGGCACGGTGTTCGACGTCACCCATCTGCAGAACGGCGCGCGGGTCGCGGTCTCCGAAGGCTCGGTCCGGGTCGATGCGCGCGGCGACACCGCGACCCTGAATCCCGGCGACAGTGTCGTGGCTTCCCCCCGCGGTCTGGAGCGTCGTCCGGTGGATATCGAGGCCGTCGATGACTGGCGCGAAGGCCGACTGTCGTGGAACGGCGAGCGGCTGGACGTGGTGGCGCAGGATCTGGCCCGCGCCCTGAACCGCCCGATCCGGATCGCCCCCGCCCTGGCCGGGCGTTCGTTCAGCGGCAGCCTGAACATCGGACCGGACGCCCGCGATCAGCGCGAGCGGATCGCCCTTCTGCTGGGCGTGACCGTCATCGAGGACGGTGAAGGCTGGCGGCTGGAGCCGTGA
- a CDS encoding TonB-dependent receptor translates to MSVAAWLAAGLLTLQAGTPQSFDLSPGPAVPAINRLAAQAGIDVVITADLSGRRTRALRGRMSPEAALDQLLEPLGARAVRIGDGVYRIETAPRRPASPRPASTPSPPPFVIPEPTTLSEVVVTAVPPVGLRDSTGRSLITPGALERIEGTGASDAVADLSSTVDSTRQGTGRNKLFVRGLADSAMNGPLQATVGQYFGDLRLGYGSPDPDLTLIDIRRIEVFEGPQGTRFGAGSIGGVLRIQPEPPALSERSGRIIVGGGATSGGDPSHEAALVLNQGFGDQAAARLVAYARRDGGFLNDPDADLDATDGIDTVGGRLALRWTDGDWSLDLAGAVQTVSADDSQTIPAGQIGFSRSGQVLEPYESSIRILGLTARREMGRSTLISATSMSRQSLTERFDASQPGDPFPSAVDRRQRLFALSSETRVDYRADGGWTLSGGGSVALGETRVERRRLDLSPAPGPEQGMDLTRSFAELAAFGEAALSPSPDWRVAIGARLSAVRIDSDIEDVAYGVRIADDRRGMTWRLTPSLSARWNALPAFALYGRFEQSVRPAGVNEANGAFARYQGDRVTLLEVGARSRDSWHGLSGEVSVGWVDWRDVQADIVTEGGDLVTDNVGDGVIQFIALKAAWRPLETLDLSGGVFLNESRLTRTRFSTIGGGTTDIPNVAPFGAQLSLDWEPGEVLDLPLRLGADFRYIGQSRLGVGPMLDVPQGGYLQSALTARWGDERRAAVLRVSNPFDTRGIRYGIGSPYQLSEPEAAPVRPLTVRLTLEAAF, encoded by the coding sequence GTGAGCGTCGCCGCGTGGCTGGCCGCCGGGCTGCTGACGCTGCAGGCCGGGACTCCGCAGAGTTTTGACCTGAGCCCTGGTCCCGCCGTGCCGGCGATCAACCGACTGGCGGCGCAGGCGGGGATCGACGTGGTGATCACCGCCGACCTTTCCGGGCGGCGCACACGCGCATTGAGGGGGCGAATGTCGCCGGAGGCGGCCCTGGACCAACTGCTGGAGCCGTTGGGCGCGCGGGCCGTGCGGATCGGCGACGGTGTCTACCGCATCGAGACCGCGCCGCGACGCCCGGCCTCGCCCCGCCCTGCTTCAACGCCGTCCCCGCCCCCCTTCGTCATCCCTGAACCCACCACGCTGAGTGAGGTGGTCGTGACCGCCGTGCCGCCGGTCGGCCTGCGCGACTCCACCGGCCGCAGCCTGATCACCCCGGGCGCTCTGGAAAGAATAGAGGGAACCGGCGCCAGCGACGCGGTCGCCGATCTGTCGTCCACGGTCGACTCCACCCGTCAGGGCACGGGGCGCAACAAGCTGTTCGTGCGGGGACTGGCGGACTCTGCCATGAACGGCCCGCTACAGGCGACCGTCGGCCAGTATTTCGGCGACCTGCGGCTGGGCTACGGCTCGCCCGATCCCGACCTGACCCTGATCGACATCCGCCGAATCGAAGTGTTCGAGGGCCCGCAGGGGACGCGGTTCGGCGCGGGCTCCATCGGCGGGGTGCTGCGTATCCAGCCGGAGCCGCCCGCCCTGTCCGAACGCTCGGGCCGGATCATCGTCGGCGGCGGCGCCACGTCAGGCGGAGATCCCAGTCACGAGGCGGCGCTGGTGCTCAATCAAGGCTTCGGGGATCAGGCCGCCGCGCGTCTGGTCGCCTATGCGCGGAGGGACGGCGGCTTTCTGAACGACCCGGACGCCGATCTGGACGCCACGGACGGCATCGATACGGTCGGCGGGCGACTGGCCCTGCGCTGGACCGACGGCGACTGGAGCCTTGATCTGGCCGGCGCGGTGCAGACCGTGTCCGCCGACGACTCCCAGACCATTCCGGCCGGCCAGATCGGTTTCAGCCGGTCAGGGCAGGTGCTGGAGCCCTATGAGAGCAGTATCCGGATTCTGGGACTGACCGCCCGGCGCGAGATGGGGCGTTCGACCCTGATCTCCGCCACCAGCATGTCGCGACAAAGCCTGACCGAGCGGTTCGACGCCAGCCAGCCCGGCGATCCCTTCCCCAGCGCGGTGGACCGGCGTCAGAGACTTTTCGCCCTCTCGTCCGAGACCCGGGTGGACTATCGCGCGGACGGCGGCTGGACCCTGTCGGGCGGCGGTAGCGTGGCTTTGGGCGAAACGCGGGTGGAGCGCCGCCGTCTTGACCTGTCCCCGGCGCCGGGTCCGGAGCAGGGCATGGACCTGACCCGCAGCTTCGCCGAACTCGCGGCCTTTGGGGAGGCCGCCCTGTCCCCCAGCCCGGACTGGCGCGTCGCCATCGGCGCACGTTTGTCGGCGGTGCGCATCGACAGTGATATTGAGGACGTGGCGTACGGCGTGCGTATCGCGGATGACCGCCGGGGCATGACCTGGCGACTGACGCCCAGCCTGTCGGCCCGCTGGAACGCCCTGCCCGCCTTCGCCCTGTATGGCCGGTTCGAACAATCGGTCCGTCCCGCCGGGGTCAACGAAGCGAACGGCGCCTTCGCCCGCTATCAGGGCGACCGGGTCACCCTGCTGGAAGTCGGCGCCCGCAGCCGCGACAGCTGGCACGGCCTGTCCGGCGAGGTCTCCGTCGGCTGGGTCGACTGGCGCGATGTGCAGGCGGACATCGTCACCGAAGGCGGCGATCTGGTCACAGACAACGTCGGCGACGGCGTGATCCAGTTCATCGCCCTGAAGGCGGCCTGGCGGCCGCTGGAGACCCTCGATCTGTCCGGCGGAGTTTTCCTGAACGAAAGCCGCCTGACACGAACGCGCTTCAGCACCATCGGCGGCGGCACGACCGACATCCCCAACGTCGCCCCGTTCGGCGCGCAGCTGAGTCTGGATTGGGAGCCGGGCGAGGTGCTGGACCTGCCGCTGAGACTGGGCGCGGACTTCCGTTACATCGGCCAATCGAGGCTGGGCGTCGGCCCGATGCTGGACGTGCCGCAGGGCGGCTATCTGCAATCGGCCCTGACGGCGCGGTGGGGCGACGAGCGACGGGCGGCCGTGCTGCGCGTCTCCAACCCGTTCGACACCCGCGGCATCCGCTACGGCATCGGCTCGCCCTATCAGCTGTCCGAGCCCGAGGCGGCTCCGGTTCGCCCGCTGACCGTGCGACTGACGCTGGAAGCCGCGTTCTGA